The proteins below are encoded in one region of Paramisgurnus dabryanus chromosome 2, PD_genome_1.1, whole genome shotgun sequence:
- the nod2 gene encoding nucleotide-binding oligomerization domain-containing protein 2: MSSQQLIVKQRPLLLEALYAGGSAEPLDCVLDLLLAWEVLVWEDYLSIRVTEKPLSSNARHLLDVVYEKGEDACGLLLSAFKQVLPEEQKAELCFGKECAVFEKKTAGSAASALMTDRPELVRRLRDNIDGALNVLVKSGCFTIKDCDGVQLPVYTPSQQVRRLLDQVRFKGEKAARTLLQYLDQTEPTKPNPEVEKHQRLDRMKNFSASPEILLYQKKLRSSVASQSHFLSTYGGTGRFSLDDIYTDGLLEVMDSSGETTTLELKDVVGPVGILNKDADTALLSGEAGSGKSTLLQRLHLLWAREALLTDIYLLFPFSCRKLNAEQRTLSLKELLFLHCCWPDRSQDEVFQFILDHPHLVLFTFDGLDEFKQGFTDEERHCCPTQPVPIPTLLFNLLQGTLMKGVMKVVASRPQAVGPSLKRYLKKEVHLKGFSPVGIDCFVKKQYSDPAMAKRVIESLQGNTALLSLCHIPVFCWIVTKCHQELLGAEGAIPQTITDVYLLVLQHFFQRKSSQPQGALRKDWLEEHLDTVVKLGQLALEGLEASCYVFSGYELQKSGLTEHDINIGFLIYCNDLSVTDCKRYEFLHITLQCFFAALYIILNHNNNRSAIPKLFQPQHRQPSALPQKCLGHCVKHSVDETESHTAENLDLQITAQFVSGLLSQQHRNLLIHSCPAALRERKVKQVVKSISKAMQRHFKSIPRPVEGEKKSMHAMPSFVWLIKCIYEMQDNSIAQDTMAKLDVEHLKLTYCNIGPVECTALAYVLKHLRNPVGLQLDNNCVGDVGVEQLLPCLNNCHSLYLRNNNITDEGIRKLVEKGVCCENFQKIALFNNKLTDACTQYFALLMKSKQNFLSLRLGNNNITSKGAEQLAEGLSFNRSLQYLGLWGNHIGDRGAEALANALKNNTTLIWLSLVDNGVGSAGANALAELVSQSKTMEELWLNKNSITREGVECLIKALKINSRVKEIWLRGNNLTPEEEEELSKQESRLTF, translated from the exons ATGAGCTCCCAACAGCTGATCGTGAAACAGAGACCATTGCTTCTGGAAGCCCTGTATGCTGGAGGCAGTGCTGAACCTCTGGACTGTGTTCTGGACCTGCTACTGGCCTGGGAGGTTCTGGTCTGGGAGGATTACCTGAGCATACGAGTCACTGAAAAACCTCTAAGTTCAAATGCCAGGCATCTTCTAGATGTGGTCTATGAGAAAGGTGAAGATGCTTGCGGCCTTCTGTTGTCAGCTTTCAAGCAGGTCTTACCTGAGGAGCAAAAGGCTGAACTGTGTTTTGGGAAAGaatgtgctgtttttgaaaAGAAAACAGCTGGCTCTGCAGCTTCGGCATTAATGACTGACAGACCAGAGTTAGTAAGAAGGCTCCGAGATAATATTGATGGGGCACTGAATGTTTTGGTGAAAAGTGGCTGCTTCACCATCAAAGACTGTGATGGGGTGCAACTACCTGTATACACACCCTCACAACAG GTTCGGAGACTACTCGACCAAGTGAGGTTCAAAGGGGAAAAAGCCGCAAGGACATTACTACAGTATCTAGATCAAACAGAGCCAACCAAACCAAATCCTGAAGTTGAGAAACATCAACGCCTTGACAGAATGAAAAATTTCTCAG CTTCTCCTGAAATTCTGCTCTATCAGAAGAAGCTGCGGAGCTCAGTAGCTTCCCAGTCCCACTTCCTCAGCACCTATGGTGGGACAGGACGTTTCTCCCTGGATGACATTTACACAGATGGACTTCTTGAAGTGATGGACTCCTCCGGGGAAACTACAACATTAGAGCTGAAGGATGTGGTGGGTCCTGTGGGAATTCTTAATAAGGATGCTGACACTGCGCTCTTGTCTGGGGAGGCAGGTAGTGGCAAAAGCACGCTGCTTCAACGCCTCCACTTGCTTTGGGCGCGAGAGGCCTTGCTCACTGACATTTACCTGCTGTTCCCCTTCAGTTGCCGGAAGCTAAACGCAGAGCAGCGAACGCTGTCTCTAAAAGAGCTCCTTTTCCTGCATTGCTGCTGGCCTGATCGAAGTCAGGATGAAGTTTTTCAGTTTATCCTAGACCACCCTCATTTGGTCCTCTTTACATTCGATGGGCTTGATGAGTTTAAACAGGGCTTCACAGATGAAGAACGTCACTGCTGTCCCACACAGCCAGTGCCCATTCCCACACTGCTTTTTAACCTGTTGCAGGGTACGCTAATGAAAGGCGTTATGAAGGTAGTTGCCAGCAGGCCACAGGCTGTGGGCCCATCGCTGAAACGTTACCTCAAAAAAGAGGTGCACTTGAAGGGCTTTTCTCCTGTGGGCATCGACTGCTTTGTTAAGAAACAGTACAGTGACCCTGCTATGGCTAAACGTGTCATTGAGTCCCTCCAGGGTAACACAGCATTGCTAAGCCTTTGCCATATCCCAGTCTTCTGTTGGATTGTGACCAAGTGCCACCAGGAGCTTCTTGGTGCTGAGGGTGCCATTCCCCAGACCATAACCGATGTATACCTTCTGGTTTTACAGCATTTTTTTCAACGGAAGTCATCTCAGCCCCAAGGAGCTCTGAGAAAGGACTGGTTGGAGGAACACTTGGACACAGTGGTAAAACTTGGACAACTAGCTTTAGAGGGATTGGAAGCCTCCTGTTATGTGTTCTCAGGATATGAACTGCAAAAAAGTGGTCTTACAGAACACGATATCAACATAGGTTTTCTCATTTACTGCAATGACCTATCTGTGACAGACTGTAAACGCTACGAATTTTTGCACATTACCTTACAGTGTTTCTTTGCTGCTCTGTACATCATTCTGAATCATAACAATAATCGCTCCGCTATCCCCAAACTCTTTCAGCCTCAGCACAGGCAGCCATCAGCCTTGCCTCAAAAGTGCCTGGGACACTGTGTTAAACATTCAGTAGATGAGACAGAGTCCCACACAGCAGAGAATCTAGACCTCCAGATTACAGCTCAGTTTGTGTCAGGACTTTTGTCCCAGCAGCATCGCAATTTACTAATACACTCCTGTCCAGCAGCTTTGCGTGAACGTAAAGTCAAGCAGGTTGTTAAGTCAATATCTAAAGCGATGCAGAGACATTTCAAGTCCATTCCTCGTCCCGTAGAGGGCGAAAAGAAGAGCATGCACGCCATGCCAAGCTTTGTTTGGTTAATAAAGTGTATTTATGAAATGCAAGACAACAGCATTGCTCAAGATACCATGGCTAAATTGGATGTCGAACACCTAAAACTCACCTACTGTAACATTGGACCTGTGGAATGCACTGCATTGGCGTATGTGCTAAAGCATCTGCGGAATCCTGTTGGGCTCCAATTGGACAACAATTGTGTGGGAGATGTGGGCGTGGAGCAGCTTCTTCCGTGTCTTAATAATTGTCATTCACTATA TTTAAGGAACAATAACATAACAGATGAAGGTATTCGAAAACTTGTGGAAAAGGGAGTCTGTTGtgaaaactttcaaaaaatagc TCTTTTCAACAACAAGCTTACAGATGCCTGCACCCAGTACTTTGCTTTGCTGATGAAATCAAAGCAGAACTTCCTCTCATTGAG GCTTGGAAACAACAACATCACATCTAAGGGAGCAGAGCAACTGGCAGAAGGCTTAAGTTTTAACCGGTCTTTGCAATATCTGGG GCTATGGGGTAATCACATAGGGGACAGGGGGGCAGAAGCATTGGCAAATGctttgaaaaacaacacaacgtTAATATGGTTAAG TTTGGTTGATAATGGAGTGGGCAGTGCAGGTGCAAACGCTCTTGCAGAACTTGTCAGTCAGAGCAAAACTATGGAGGAATTGTG GCTAAACAAAAACTCTATCACCAGAGAAGGGGTGGAGTGTCTGATAAAGGCACTTAAAATAAACTCTAGGGTTAAGGAAATTTG GCTGAGGGGAAATAATCTGACCccagaggaagaagaggagCTGAGTAAACAAGAAAGCAGATTGACCTTCTGA